In Carassius auratus strain Wakin unplaced genomic scaffold, ASM336829v1 scaf_tig00027323, whole genome shotgun sequence, the following proteins share a genomic window:
- the LOC113079192 gene encoding C2 domain-containing protein 5-like isoform X8, with protein sequence MPGKLKAKIVAGRHLPVMDRASDLTDAFVEVKFGNTTFKTDVYPKSLNPQWNSEWFKFEVDDEDLQDEPLQITVLDHDTYSANDAIGKVYIDIDPLLCSEAATVISGWLPIYDTIHGIRGEINVLVKVDLFNDLNRFRQSSCGVKFFCTTSIPRCYRAIMVHGFVEELVVNEDPEYQWIDRIRTPRASNEARQRLIFLMSGELQRKIGLKVLEMGGNAVVGYLQCFDLEGESGLVVRAIGTACTLEKISTFPATATHPSNSSPSKDMKEPVFGEEAPGVPLSSGPPTPLRAQTFSSFSPSKSYSRQSSSSDTELSLTPKTGMGSGGSAGKDAGPLKALLKQQTQSALEQREYPFFTLTVFPPGFLLHVGGVVSARSVKLLDRIHNPDEPETRDAWWEEIRQEIKSHAKSLGCHAVVGYSESTSICEEVCILSASGTAAILSSRFMQDGPLDTELRFEEVVSPGCGFCHIPYDELNIPFPAQLTYCYCCRRYKVPDVLFTTIDLPTEASVTGKGCLIQARLCRTKKKAQGEVNATAISNLLPFLEYELHTQLMNKLKLRGMNALFGLRIQISVGETMLLGLASATGVYLTALPSPGGIQIVGKTPSDITYEQHISNMQKKINDTITKNKELYEINPPEVVEEIIGSPIPEPRQRSRLFRSHSESSDDVSEIDLSHGKKDAFVLEIDDTDAVEDIHALLTDSPTPAGFYSCNTEIMPGIQNWTSAIQMFTSVRVFRLNANLTNQGLNKIFSDLCENLLKSLYFKLRSMVPCCLCHLNFTVAIPEDELIQVAVTAVALSFDKEQTLENGKQSGEKTPIKAITENDEQLQFNLELNAETSSSSISPKGLSEVGSHPSARAPSVDYSSFADRCSSWIEQLKLKAHTIRRGSVKTTSSMEKASPLPEGRSRSLRSNRSYSGSSVAVVKMTPLSFIPGAKIIKYLGIINMFFIRETSSLREEGGVSGFLHTFIAEVFAMVRAHVAALGGNAVVSYSMKECVFMENPNKNQAQCLINVSGDAVIFVRESELELTSVQPQSATTQTSNGGEGT encoded by the exons ATGCCTGGGAAGTTAAAGGCGAAGATTGTTGCCGGGCGGCACCTGCCTGTCATGGACCGTGCCAGCGATCTCACGGACGCCTTTGTAGAG GTGAAGTTTGGAAACACAACATTTAAGACAGATGTGTACCCCAAATCCCTGAATCCTCAGTGGAATTCAGAGTGGTTCAAATTCGAG GTGGATGATGAGGATTTGCAGGATGAGCCGTTGCAGATTACTGTTCTCGACCATGACACATACAGTGCTAATGATGCCATAGGAAAGGTGTACATCGACATCGATCCACTGCTCTGCAGTGAAGCTGCTACTGTCATTTCTGGCTGGCTTCCAATCTATGACACTATACATG GTATAAGAGGGGAAATCAACGTTCTGGTGAAGGTGGATCTCTTTAATGACTTGAACCGCTTCAGACAGTCATCATGTGGGGTTAAATTCTTCTGTA CAACATCCATTCCCCGATGTTACCGGGCGATTATGGTACATGGCTTTGTGGAAGAGCTTGTGGTAAATGAGGATCCAGAGTATCAGTGGATCGACCGTATCAGAACCCCTCGTGCGTCCAACGAGGCCAGACAGAGACTCATCTTTCTCATGTCAG GTGAATTGCAGAGGAAGATTGGTCTGAAGGTGCTAGAGATGGGAGGGAATGCAGTGGTGGGGTACCTACAGTGTTTTGACCTTGAAGGAGAATCAGGCCTTGTGGTTCGTGCCATTGGGACAGCCTGCACACTTGAGAAAATCAGCACATTCCCTGCCACAGCTACACACCCCAGCAACTCCTCTCCTTCAAAAGACATGAAAGA GCCAGTGTTTGGGGAGGAGGCCCCAGGGGTCCCATTATCCTCAGGACCCCCCACCCCTCTGAGAGCACAAAccttctcctccttctcccccTCCAAGTCCTACAGTCGCCAGTCCTCCTCCTCTGACACCGAGCTCAGCCTAACCCCCAAAACCG GAATGGGAAGTGGTGGCAGTGCAGGAAAGGATGCAGGGCCCCTTAAAGCTCTTTTGAAGCAGCAGACCCAATCAGCACTGGAGCAAAGA GAATACCCTTTCTTCACATTGACTGTCTTCCCTCCTGGATTTCTCCTTCATGTGGGAGGCGTGGTCAGTGCGCGCTCAGTAAAGCTTCTGGATCGAATCCACAACCCAG ACGAGCCGGAGACAAGGGATGCGTGGTGGGAGGAGATCCGTCAGGAAATAAAGTCTCATGCCAAATCTCTTGGCTGCCACGCTGTGGTGGGCTACAGCGAGTCCACCAGTATCTG TGAGGAGGTGTGTATTCTGTCAGCGTCGGGCACCGCAGCGATCCTCAGCTCCCGATTCATGCAGGACGGCCCTCTGGACACCGAACTCAG ATTTGAGGAGGTGGTGTCCCCTGGCTGTGGGTTTTGCCACATACCGTACGATGAGTTGAATATACCATTTCCTGCCCAGCTTACCTATTGCTACTGCTGTCGCCGTTACAAAGTGCCCGACGTCCTCTTCACAACAATCGACCTGCCTACTGAAGCCAGCGTCACCGGGAAGGGCTGCCTGATTCAGGCCAG GCTGTGCAGGACTAAAAAGAAGGCCCAGGGAGAAGTGAACGCCACGGCCATTAGTAATCTTCTGCCATTTCTAGAGTACGAGCTCCACACACAGCTGATGAACAAATTGAAGCTACGGGGCATGAATGCTTTATTCGGGCTACGTATCCAAATCAGCGTGGGAGAGACCATGCTTCTAGGATTAGCG TCTGCAACAGGAGTTTATCTGACAGCTTTACCCAGTCCCGGAGGAATCCAGATTGTGGGAAAAACTCCCAGTGACATCACATATGAACAGCACATCTCTAATATGCAGAAGAAAATCAATGACACCATTACTAAAAACAAAGAACTGTATGAAATCAACCCTCCT gAGGTTGTGGAAGAGATCATTGGTTCGCCGATCCCCGAGCCCCGTCAGAGGTCTCGTCTCTTTCGTTCTCACTCAGAGAGCTCAGATGATGTGTCAGAAATAGACTTATCCCATGGGAAGAAGGATGCCTTTGTGTTGGAG ATTGATGACACGGATGCTGTGGAGGATATACATGCCCTTCTGACTGATTCCCCCACCCCAGCAG GATTCTACAGCTGCAACACTGAAATCATGCCTGGGATTCAGAACTGGACTTCAGCTATACAG ATGTTTACCTCCGTGAGGGTCTTCCGCCTTAACGCCAACTTGACCAATCAGGGACTGAATAAGATTTTCAGTGACCTCTGTGAGAACCTGCTTAAG AGCTTGTACTTCAAACTGCGGTCCATGGTCCCATGCTGTCTTTGTCACCTGAACTTCACAGTGGCCATACCTGAAGATGAGCTTATTCAG GTGGCAGTGACAGCTGTGGCATTGAGCTTTGACAAAGAGCAGACTTTGGAAAATGGCAAACAAAGTGGGGAAAAGACACCGATAAAGG CCATAACAGAAAATGACGAGCAGCTTCAGTTCAATCTGGAGCTCAATGCTGAAACATCTTCTTCTTCCATCTCCCCCAAAG GTCTGTCAGAGGTTGGCAGCCATCCATCAGCCAGAG cCCCCTCAGTTGATTACAGTTCCTTTGCAGACAGATGCAGCTCCTGGATAGAGCAGCTTAAACTGAAAGCTCACACCATAAGACGCGGATCGGTTAAAACAA CATCATCTATGGAGAAGGCCAGCCCGCTGCCTGAAGGTCGCTCTCGTTCTCTTCGGTCAAATCGTTCCTACTCGGGCAGTTCTGTCGCAGTGGTCAAAATGACCCCGCTCTCCTTCATTCCTGGAGCAAAGATCATCAAATACCTTGGCATCATCAACATGTTCTTCATTAGAGAGACCTCCTCACTCAGAGAG GAGGGAGGTGTAAGTGGGTTCCTGCATACGTTTATTGCTGAAGTATTTGCGATGGTTCGCGCCCATGTCGCTGCTCTCGGAGGAAATGCTGTAGTCTCTTACAGCATGAAGGAGTGTGTGTTCATGGAGAACCCGAACAAGAATCAG GCGCAGTGCCTAATTAATGTCAGTGGGGATGCTGTTATTTTTGTCCGAGAATCTGAACTCGAGTTGACTTCGGTACAGCCACAGTCAGCCACAACACAGACCTCCAACGGCGGGGAAGGAacgtga
- the LOC113079192 gene encoding C2 domain-containing protein 5-like isoform X9, producing the protein MPGKLKAKIVAGRHLPVMDRASDLTDAFVEVKFGNTTFKTDVYPKSLNPQWNSEWFKFEVDDEDLQDEPLQITVLDHDTYSANDAIGKVYIDIDPLLCSEAATVISGWLPIYDTIHGIRGEINVLVKVDLFNDLNRFRQSSCGVKFFCTTSIPRCYRAIMVHGFVEELVVNEDPEYQWIDRIRTPRASNEARQRLIFLMSGELQRKIGLKVLEMGGNAVVGYLQCFDLEGESGLVVRAIGTACTLEKISTFPATATHPSNSSPSKDMKEPVFGEEAPGVPLSSGPPTPLRAQTFSSFSPSKSYSRQSSSSDTELSLTPKTGMGSGGSAGKDAGPLKALLKQQTQSALEQREYPFFTLTVFPPGFLLHVGGVVSARSVKLLDRIHNPDEPETRDAWWEEIRQEIKSHAKSLGCHAVVGYSESTSICEEVCILSASGTAAILSSRFMQDGPLDTELRFEEVVSPGCGFCHIPYDELNIPFPAQLTYCYCCRRYKVPDVLFTTIDLPTEASVTGKGCLIQARLCRTKKKAQGEVNATAISNLLPFLEYELHTQLMNKLKLRGMNALFGLRIQISVGETMLLGLASATGVYLTALPSPGGIQIVGKTPSDITYEQHISNMQKKINDTITKNKELYEINPPEVVEEIIGSPIPEPRQRSRLFRSHSESSDDVSEIDLSHGKKDAFVLEIDDTDAVEDIHALLTDSPTPAGFYSCNTEIMPGIQNWTSAIQMFTSVRVFRLNANLTNQGLNKIFSDLCENLLKSLYFKLRSMVPCCLCHLNFTVAIPEDELIQVAVTAVALSFDKEQTLENGKQSGEKTPIKAITENDEQLQFNLELNAETSSSSISPKGLSEVGSHPSARDRCSSWIEQLKLKAHTIRRGSVKTTSSMEKASPLPEGRSRSLRSNRSYSGSSVAVVKMTPLSFIPGAKIIKYLGIINMFFIRETSSLREEGGVSGFLHTFIAEVFAMVRAHVAALGGNAVVSYSMKECVFMENPNKNQAQCLINVSGDAVIFVRESELELTSVQPQSATTQTSNGGEGT; encoded by the exons ATGCCTGGGAAGTTAAAGGCGAAGATTGTTGCCGGGCGGCACCTGCCTGTCATGGACCGTGCCAGCGATCTCACGGACGCCTTTGTAGAG GTGAAGTTTGGAAACACAACATTTAAGACAGATGTGTACCCCAAATCCCTGAATCCTCAGTGGAATTCAGAGTGGTTCAAATTCGAG GTGGATGATGAGGATTTGCAGGATGAGCCGTTGCAGATTACTGTTCTCGACCATGACACATACAGTGCTAATGATGCCATAGGAAAGGTGTACATCGACATCGATCCACTGCTCTGCAGTGAAGCTGCTACTGTCATTTCTGGCTGGCTTCCAATCTATGACACTATACATG GTATAAGAGGGGAAATCAACGTTCTGGTGAAGGTGGATCTCTTTAATGACTTGAACCGCTTCAGACAGTCATCATGTGGGGTTAAATTCTTCTGTA CAACATCCATTCCCCGATGTTACCGGGCGATTATGGTACATGGCTTTGTGGAAGAGCTTGTGGTAAATGAGGATCCAGAGTATCAGTGGATCGACCGTATCAGAACCCCTCGTGCGTCCAACGAGGCCAGACAGAGACTCATCTTTCTCATGTCAG GTGAATTGCAGAGGAAGATTGGTCTGAAGGTGCTAGAGATGGGAGGGAATGCAGTGGTGGGGTACCTACAGTGTTTTGACCTTGAAGGAGAATCAGGCCTTGTGGTTCGTGCCATTGGGACAGCCTGCACACTTGAGAAAATCAGCACATTCCCTGCCACAGCTACACACCCCAGCAACTCCTCTCCTTCAAAAGACATGAAAGA GCCAGTGTTTGGGGAGGAGGCCCCAGGGGTCCCATTATCCTCAGGACCCCCCACCCCTCTGAGAGCACAAAccttctcctccttctcccccTCCAAGTCCTACAGTCGCCAGTCCTCCTCCTCTGACACCGAGCTCAGCCTAACCCCCAAAACCG GAATGGGAAGTGGTGGCAGTGCAGGAAAGGATGCAGGGCCCCTTAAAGCTCTTTTGAAGCAGCAGACCCAATCAGCACTGGAGCAAAGA GAATACCCTTTCTTCACATTGACTGTCTTCCCTCCTGGATTTCTCCTTCATGTGGGAGGCGTGGTCAGTGCGCGCTCAGTAAAGCTTCTGGATCGAATCCACAACCCAG ACGAGCCGGAGACAAGGGATGCGTGGTGGGAGGAGATCCGTCAGGAAATAAAGTCTCATGCCAAATCTCTTGGCTGCCACGCTGTGGTGGGCTACAGCGAGTCCACCAGTATCTG TGAGGAGGTGTGTATTCTGTCAGCGTCGGGCACCGCAGCGATCCTCAGCTCCCGATTCATGCAGGACGGCCCTCTGGACACCGAACTCAG ATTTGAGGAGGTGGTGTCCCCTGGCTGTGGGTTTTGCCACATACCGTACGATGAGTTGAATATACCATTTCCTGCCCAGCTTACCTATTGCTACTGCTGTCGCCGTTACAAAGTGCCCGACGTCCTCTTCACAACAATCGACCTGCCTACTGAAGCCAGCGTCACCGGGAAGGGCTGCCTGATTCAGGCCAG GCTGTGCAGGACTAAAAAGAAGGCCCAGGGAGAAGTGAACGCCACGGCCATTAGTAATCTTCTGCCATTTCTAGAGTACGAGCTCCACACACAGCTGATGAACAAATTGAAGCTACGGGGCATGAATGCTTTATTCGGGCTACGTATCCAAATCAGCGTGGGAGAGACCATGCTTCTAGGATTAGCG TCTGCAACAGGAGTTTATCTGACAGCTTTACCCAGTCCCGGAGGAATCCAGATTGTGGGAAAAACTCCCAGTGACATCACATATGAACAGCACATCTCTAATATGCAGAAGAAAATCAATGACACCATTACTAAAAACAAAGAACTGTATGAAATCAACCCTCCT gAGGTTGTGGAAGAGATCATTGGTTCGCCGATCCCCGAGCCCCGTCAGAGGTCTCGTCTCTTTCGTTCTCACTCAGAGAGCTCAGATGATGTGTCAGAAATAGACTTATCCCATGGGAAGAAGGATGCCTTTGTGTTGGAG ATTGATGACACGGATGCTGTGGAGGATATACATGCCCTTCTGACTGATTCCCCCACCCCAGCAG GATTCTACAGCTGCAACACTGAAATCATGCCTGGGATTCAGAACTGGACTTCAGCTATACAG ATGTTTACCTCCGTGAGGGTCTTCCGCCTTAACGCCAACTTGACCAATCAGGGACTGAATAAGATTTTCAGTGACCTCTGTGAGAACCTGCTTAAG AGCTTGTACTTCAAACTGCGGTCCATGGTCCCATGCTGTCTTTGTCACCTGAACTTCACAGTGGCCATACCTGAAGATGAGCTTATTCAG GTGGCAGTGACAGCTGTGGCATTGAGCTTTGACAAAGAGCAGACTTTGGAAAATGGCAAACAAAGTGGGGAAAAGACACCGATAAAGG CCATAACAGAAAATGACGAGCAGCTTCAGTTCAATCTGGAGCTCAATGCTGAAACATCTTCTTCTTCCATCTCCCCCAAAG GTCTGTCAGAGGTTGGCAGCCATCCATCAGCCAGAG ACAGATGCAGCTCCTGGATAGAGCAGCTTAAACTGAAAGCTCACACCATAAGACGCGGATCGGTTAAAACAA CATCATCTATGGAGAAGGCCAGCCCGCTGCCTGAAGGTCGCTCTCGTTCTCTTCGGTCAAATCGTTCCTACTCGGGCAGTTCTGTCGCAGTGGTCAAAATGACCCCGCTCTCCTTCATTCCTGGAGCAAAGATCATCAAATACCTTGGCATCATCAACATGTTCTTCATTAGAGAGACCTCCTCACTCAGAGAG GAGGGAGGTGTAAGTGGGTTCCTGCATACGTTTATTGCTGAAGTATTTGCGATGGTTCGCGCCCATGTCGCTGCTCTCGGAGGAAATGCTGTAGTCTCTTACAGCATGAAGGAGTGTGTGTTCATGGAGAACCCGAACAAGAATCAG GCGCAGTGCCTAATTAATGTCAGTGGGGATGCTGTTATTTTTGTCCGAGAATCTGAACTCGAGTTGACTTCGGTACAGCCACAGTCAGCCACAACACAGACCTCCAACGGCGGGGAAGGAacgtga
- the LOC113079192 gene encoding C2 domain-containing protein 5-like isoform X4 has product MPGKLKAKIVAGRHLPVMDRASDLTDAFVEVKFGNTTFKTDVYPKSLNPQWNSEWFKFEVDDEDLQDEPLQITVLDHDTYSANDAIGKVYIDIDPLLCSEAATVISGWLPIYDTIHGIRGEINVLVKVDLFNDLNRFRQSSCGVKFFCTTSIPRCYRAIMVHGFVEELVVNEDPEYQWIDRIRTPRASNEARQRLIFLMSGELQRKIGLKVLEMGGNAVVGYLQCFDLEGESGLVVRAIGTACTLEKISTFPATATHPSNSSPSKDMKEPVFGEEAPGVPLSSGPPTPLRAQTFSSFSPSKSYSRQSSSSDTELSLTPKTGMGSGGSAGKDAGPLKALLKQQTQSALEQREYPFFTLTVFPPGFLLHVGGVVSARSVKLLDRIHNPDEPETRDAWWEEIRQEIKSHAKSLGCHAVVGYSESTSICEEVCILSASGTAAILSSRFMQDGPLDTELRLSQQPLCVFSTGSERVEGDMGSSASLGFEEVVSPGCGFCHIPYDELNIPFPAQLTYCYCCRRYKVPDVLFTTIDLPTEASVTGKGCLIQARLCRTKKKAQGEVNATAISNLLPFLEYELHTQLMNKLKLRGMNALFGLRIQISVGETMLLGLASATGVYLTALPSPGGIQIVGKTPSDITYEQHISNMQKKINDTITKNKELYEINPPEVVEEIIGSPIPEPRQRSRLFRSHSESSDDVSEIDLSHGKKDAFVLEIDDTDAVEDIHALLTDSPTPAGFYSCNTEIMPGIQNWTSAIQMFTSVRVFRLNANLTNQGLNKIFSDLCENLLKSLYFKLRSMVPCCLCHLNFTVAIPEDELIQVAVTAVALSFDKEQTLENGKQSGEKTPIKAITENDEQLQFNLELNAETSSSSISPKGLSEVGSHPSARAPSVDYSSFADRCSSWIEQLKLKAHTIRRGSVKTTSSMEKASPLPEGRSRSLRSNRSYSGSSVAVVKMTPLSFIPGAKIIKYLGIINMFFIRETSSLREEGGVSGFLHTFIAEVFAMVRAHVAALGGNAVVSYSMKECVFMENPNKNQAQCLINVSGDAVIFVRESELELTSVQPQSATTQTSNGGEGT; this is encoded by the exons ATGCCTGGGAAGTTAAAGGCGAAGATTGTTGCCGGGCGGCACCTGCCTGTCATGGACCGTGCCAGCGATCTCACGGACGCCTTTGTAGAG GTGAAGTTTGGAAACACAACATTTAAGACAGATGTGTACCCCAAATCCCTGAATCCTCAGTGGAATTCAGAGTGGTTCAAATTCGAG GTGGATGATGAGGATTTGCAGGATGAGCCGTTGCAGATTACTGTTCTCGACCATGACACATACAGTGCTAATGATGCCATAGGAAAGGTGTACATCGACATCGATCCACTGCTCTGCAGTGAAGCTGCTACTGTCATTTCTGGCTGGCTTCCAATCTATGACACTATACATG GTATAAGAGGGGAAATCAACGTTCTGGTGAAGGTGGATCTCTTTAATGACTTGAACCGCTTCAGACAGTCATCATGTGGGGTTAAATTCTTCTGTA CAACATCCATTCCCCGATGTTACCGGGCGATTATGGTACATGGCTTTGTGGAAGAGCTTGTGGTAAATGAGGATCCAGAGTATCAGTGGATCGACCGTATCAGAACCCCTCGTGCGTCCAACGAGGCCAGACAGAGACTCATCTTTCTCATGTCAG GTGAATTGCAGAGGAAGATTGGTCTGAAGGTGCTAGAGATGGGAGGGAATGCAGTGGTGGGGTACCTACAGTGTTTTGACCTTGAAGGAGAATCAGGCCTTGTGGTTCGTGCCATTGGGACAGCCTGCACACTTGAGAAAATCAGCACATTCCCTGCCACAGCTACACACCCCAGCAACTCCTCTCCTTCAAAAGACATGAAAGA GCCAGTGTTTGGGGAGGAGGCCCCAGGGGTCCCATTATCCTCAGGACCCCCCACCCCTCTGAGAGCACAAAccttctcctccttctcccccTCCAAGTCCTACAGTCGCCAGTCCTCCTCCTCTGACACCGAGCTCAGCCTAACCCCCAAAACCG GAATGGGAAGTGGTGGCAGTGCAGGAAAGGATGCAGGGCCCCTTAAAGCTCTTTTGAAGCAGCAGACCCAATCAGCACTGGAGCAAAGA GAATACCCTTTCTTCACATTGACTGTCTTCCCTCCTGGATTTCTCCTTCATGTGGGAGGCGTGGTCAGTGCGCGCTCAGTAAAGCTTCTGGATCGAATCCACAACCCAG ACGAGCCGGAGACAAGGGATGCGTGGTGGGAGGAGATCCGTCAGGAAATAAAGTCTCATGCCAAATCTCTTGGCTGCCACGCTGTGGTGGGCTACAGCGAGTCCACCAGTATCTG TGAGGAGGTGTGTATTCTGTCAGCGTCGGGCACCGCAGCGATCCTCAGCTCCCGATTCATGCAGGACGGCCCTCTGGACACCGAACTCAGGTTGTCACAGCAACCGCTTTGTGTCTTTTCTACAGGGTCAGAGAGGGTCGAGGGGGATATGGGTAGTTCAGCCTCGCTAGG ATTTGAGGAGGTGGTGTCCCCTGGCTGTGGGTTTTGCCACATACCGTACGATGAGTTGAATATACCATTTCCTGCCCAGCTTACCTATTGCTACTGCTGTCGCCGTTACAAAGTGCCCGACGTCCTCTTCACAACAATCGACCTGCCTACTGAAGCCAGCGTCACCGGGAAGGGCTGCCTGATTCAGGCCAG GCTGTGCAGGACTAAAAAGAAGGCCCAGGGAGAAGTGAACGCCACGGCCATTAGTAATCTTCTGCCATTTCTAGAGTACGAGCTCCACACACAGCTGATGAACAAATTGAAGCTACGGGGCATGAATGCTTTATTCGGGCTACGTATCCAAATCAGCGTGGGAGAGACCATGCTTCTAGGATTAGCG TCTGCAACAGGAGTTTATCTGACAGCTTTACCCAGTCCCGGAGGAATCCAGATTGTGGGAAAAACTCCCAGTGACATCACATATGAACAGCACATCTCTAATATGCAGAAGAAAATCAATGACACCATTACTAAAAACAAAGAACTGTATGAAATCAACCCTCCT gAGGTTGTGGAAGAGATCATTGGTTCGCCGATCCCCGAGCCCCGTCAGAGGTCTCGTCTCTTTCGTTCTCACTCAGAGAGCTCAGATGATGTGTCAGAAATAGACTTATCCCATGGGAAGAAGGATGCCTTTGTGTTGGAG ATTGATGACACGGATGCTGTGGAGGATATACATGCCCTTCTGACTGATTCCCCCACCCCAGCAG GATTCTACAGCTGCAACACTGAAATCATGCCTGGGATTCAGAACTGGACTTCAGCTATACAG ATGTTTACCTCCGTGAGGGTCTTCCGCCTTAACGCCAACTTGACCAATCAGGGACTGAATAAGATTTTCAGTGACCTCTGTGAGAACCTGCTTAAG AGCTTGTACTTCAAACTGCGGTCCATGGTCCCATGCTGTCTTTGTCACCTGAACTTCACAGTGGCCATACCTGAAGATGAGCTTATTCAG GTGGCAGTGACAGCTGTGGCATTGAGCTTTGACAAAGAGCAGACTTTGGAAAATGGCAAACAAAGTGGGGAAAAGACACCGATAAAGG CCATAACAGAAAATGACGAGCAGCTTCAGTTCAATCTGGAGCTCAATGCTGAAACATCTTCTTCTTCCATCTCCCCCAAAG GTCTGTCAGAGGTTGGCAGCCATCCATCAGCCAGAG cCCCCTCAGTTGATTACAGTTCCTTTGCAGACAGATGCAGCTCCTGGATAGAGCAGCTTAAACTGAAAGCTCACACCATAAGACGCGGATCGGTTAAAACAA CATCATCTATGGAGAAGGCCAGCCCGCTGCCTGAAGGTCGCTCTCGTTCTCTTCGGTCAAATCGTTCCTACTCGGGCAGTTCTGTCGCAGTGGTCAAAATGACCCCGCTCTCCTTCATTCCTGGAGCAAAGATCATCAAATACCTTGGCATCATCAACATGTTCTTCATTAGAGAGACCTCCTCACTCAGAGAG GAGGGAGGTGTAAGTGGGTTCCTGCATACGTTTATTGCTGAAGTATTTGCGATGGTTCGCGCCCATGTCGCTGCTCTCGGAGGAAATGCTGTAGTCTCTTACAGCATGAAGGAGTGTGTGTTCATGGAGAACCCGAACAAGAATCAG GCGCAGTGCCTAATTAATGTCAGTGGGGATGCTGTTATTTTTGTCCGAGAATCTGAACTCGAGTTGACTTCGGTACAGCCACAGTCAGCCACAACACAGACCTCCAACGGCGGGGAAGGAacgtga